The Electrophorus electricus isolate fEleEle1 chromosome 8, fEleEle1.pri, whole genome shotgun sequence genome contains the following window.
ATTCTCATTGTTTTAGACTTGATTTTCTTCCTTGTAATGCAGATTCCAATTTGGAAACAAAAATCTAGTAGAGAGAATGAACCAGTTATCTGGGTAAGCAGGTCCCTGAGTGAAGCCTCgtggtggcaaaaaaaaacctaatttccactttttgtaaatgtataataatatgCAATCTATCTAATATATGGTGTTAATTTCTCCATCTTTTAGGATTACCATGTTGTGTTGTTGCACTGTACCCGGCAAGGCCAGAGCTTCATATATGATCTAGACACTGTCCTCCCCTTTCCATGTCCTTTTGGTGTGTACTCAAAAGAAGCCTTTCAGACTGATGTGCACTTAAGGCCAGAATTTTGGAGGCAAGTTCATTAATGCATATTATCATGGTAGGGTAAATCTggtaaagatttaaaaaaacatttcttcaatatattttaatccACTTCATATTGGaccaaatatgtttattttcaggAAGTTGCGAGTCATTCCAGCTGTCACCTACCTAAAGCAGTTTGCTTCAGATAGGTCCCACATGAAATATTCTAATGGGGCTTGGCGCATGCCCCCACCCGCATATCCTTGCGTACAAACAACAGGTAGATGGGGAAAACAAAAACTTACATAAGATGTGGAACTGTTTTGGATCCCTTCTTTGATATAATCTTCTTTGATATAATCTTCTTTGATATAATCTTTTCCTGTAGAGTCTAAAATGAATCTTGATGACTTCATCAGCATGGATGCTACTGTGGGCTGTGGTGAAGTCTATAAACTTTCTGACTTTGTGGACAGAATGCATCGGAAGTCATGCTGAAAAATAGACATCATCATTTGAAGTGTACACTCCAAATAGTTGAAcaatgtgtgaatgtttgtttttaattttactgtcAAATCACAAATCGCCAACATCTCAGACACTTCTGTTTCATGTTCCAATATTTACTGTcaggcatttgtttttgttttgccagatttaaaatgtttggatTTAATTTCTCTTCTAGTAAGTAATTATAACATTATCAGATTAAAATTGTTTCTCACTTAAATTTACAGTGTGGTACTTATCAAGAACAGCTCTTGTACGCAGTGTTCATTCTGAAATTTGTAAGAAAATCTTAGATGAAAAGTCACCATGAAATGGAGCAAAATTGCAGACTAtttctcatctttttctttgtgttataATAATTGCTAATAAAAGGACATTTAATCCAGGCTGTGTGTAGAAAATATGCATGAAGGTGTATCTTCAGTTATACCATTCAGCAAAGGAATGTGTACACAAGCTGCTATTGGTGGGACCTGAATGCTTTCATTGTGGCTCACTAGCATAGTCGTTTAAAGAGTAATTCACATGTTAATTTAGAAAATGATTGCTATGAAATTGTTAACTTTGTTTAAGGATATAAAGCTACCTGGACCTATTTGTCCCTTTTTGGCCTCATACATTTATGTCTGTGTTATTCACAAAAATTATTTGCAGGTTCTGTTTCTGAAAAATGCACAGGTCTGCTTGTCTAGCAAATCACCAAACCACAAAAGCTGCACCACTGCTGTGATTCACATTTGGATAGTGTTCTTTATAGGTTATGTGCTGATTTGGCTTTGATGCATTTATACTAGACAACTTAAATGTTTGTCTGTGACAATTTTGTTCTGAAACTTGACACTTGTTCATGAAggctatgtttaaaatatataacttttatgtttgtaaatgctaaaatgtGAAGAAGCTATCAGTTGTTTTCTATGTAATATTCTAGAACTTGAAAGATTCTGTGAAGACGTTTATACAAGACCCTTAAACATCACATAGCCACCATTGTACTCAATGTGGATTAGGTAATCTGCAAAATTTCAGATCTGGTGTTTTGACTGACCCCTTGCtcaatttcagtcattttttacTATAGATTGGTGTATTAGTCAAAGTTTTAGTGGCCTTTGGCAAACTCCAGGGTCTCATGTTTGTGGTTTGAGATATGTATACTTTGTGCAGCACTTTAGAGCTGTGTGCCAAATTTTGGATTCAGAGGAGAACCTGAACAAGAAGTCATGCTGAAAAAAGGATGACATTAATTGGAGTGTAATTTATAAGGTACAAACTGTTTACTTGGTTCTGTTTATTTCCCCAACTGTGAAATAAATATCTGCCCTTGGTAATAATGTTATCAGATTAAATTTTGTTACTCGCGTCAAAAAGTTCAATTTCAAAAACTGCtcttatgtgcatgtgtagtgtttattcTGCAGTTGGTAAGAAGTGCTTAGATGTTAAGTGGTGGTGATTTTGGCTATGTGATTATAGCTGTTCAATTTCACAGGTGCTGCAGATTTGCTGGTACCATGTTGTGATTACTTTTAAGATTAGTTCATGAAACACTCCACTTTGAAGGTATTTTATGAGTTTAAGCACAGCATCATAAACACTGGAAGAAATTCATAGTAAGATGTACAagttttatcatttattatttgtgttcTTGTACAAAGGTGACAGATATGCAAATAATACAAATGCTGTTATTGAGAATGTTTAAGAACAAAACTAAGCAAATATCTGTGCCATATTTATGAATTTGCTGCCAGGTAATCCTTTATATTAGAAGGTGAAAGTCTATGAAACCCACCCTCATTACAGATGCCAACTTCAATGTTATCTTCAGTCATCTGACCCTCAACTTTCCTGTGGAATGATTCCACAGTATAAAGCATATAATTAGTAATACATAAAATAGTCTAAAGATGGATTCAGTGGTAAATTCTAAGGATTGGAAGAAGGTGAGttgattcatttaaatatttttattttaaatctttcaAAACTACAAGAGATACATTTTCCATTACTACATGGTAGAAAATATAACTCCTTACAACTGTAAATCTACACTTTTAAAAGgcatgtatttttaaacatattccactattatataatgtatattgattTATCTAGCAGCAGACAACACAATAACAATGCCTGTAGTGATGTGAATAGGATATGTCTGTTTAGTTTAGATTGGATGTTCCAATGTCCAGAATGCACCAAGCATATGATGTATAGATTACAAGATCTTCACAAGTGTCTTACTCAAATACACCCACCCATGTCAAATTAATTGCTAGAAAAActagtgatttttttaaaatgtagatcTCACTTTCCATACCTTATCTATTAGTTAAATAATTTATGAACAATTAATAGAATTACTGTTTTTACTAATAAAGAACTGAATAGATGCCACtaactaaaacatttttcaacatttgATGTGTTATGGTCTAAATTGTAAGCAAACTAGGTAAGCTTAAATACAAATTGGCTTTTAGAATTGTTACTGTTGTAGCCACCAAAAATGACacaatgaaaatgacaaagcaagtTCTTCCTAATGAATTCTACTTGattgttttaaaaagagcaaaacTAACTACAGCATTTTGGTTACTTTTTATGATTACCTTTTCTCTAAGAATGTTATTCCATTCACATAGTTCTTTCCCATTGCTGTGGCTTTCCAGGCAAAATATGCACCCTGTGGGGACATCGGGGATGAGTACAGATTAcccaaaatgttgttttgtcttttacaaattatataataaaataaagaccaAACAAACAGGCCCCCCAAAATTGTGTCTTTATGGAGTGTTTACTGAAGGATCAGACTGGAAGAGGTATGGTCGATCTTCACGCCAACCAGCAATGAGTAGTGACACTCCAAAAGGATGTACACCTCTataaaaagagaacattttatATACAGAAAATACCAAGCCATGTAGCGTTATGCCTTATACAGTGCTACAAATTAACTATGGCAGAACAGTCAATGAACCTACCCTGACTGTGTGTACTCTTGCATTACAGATGCCACCCTTTGTACCAGCTGGCCTGTGGGAATGAGCTCTTGGTAAACCAGGAAGTACTATTGAGCCATTTTTCATGCCCTTCTGACCAAAACCCTATCATGAGTGCATTACTAAAAAGAACATCTGAATAATGAATGACCTCCATCAATTAGGTAACAAACTATAAAAAGAGAACTGATTGAACTGATTGTGCCCTCAAACACAGAAATTATTCTGTGAACATTTGAATATTGCATACCTGTAGTCTGGACCCATACCAATGTATACCATGCCaatgtgtttagttatatgttcAACTTTGTGAACACTCTACTCATCATAAAGTATggatttttgtttcttctctgtTGCCAACACTACACCATTGGATACTtaaaaaggaggggggggggggtggctagAACTGCAGCATCACATGAGACTGTATCAAAAGACAGCACATCCAGTCAAATGCAGGCTAATCTGCCATTTGGGGGCATATAAATTGACCGTAAATGTCAGTAAAAAAGTGAAGAATTTCTCCTTATTTTGCTCTTCTCTAAATTCTTTGTCAAGCACCCTTAGCTACAagaaaggtactatataaatgtaacaaacaaacacaacttcTTTCAAACAtatcttaattttttatttatcttgaCACAagtattgtaattatttaccTTTGATTCCTACAGAGGGCGCACCAGCTGCCACGGCATACTCGAGCTGCTCTAGTTTGCCAACAGGGCTGTGATGCAACGCAAGGAATACGTCTTGTAAAACAATTCCCTACAATCAAGCAAAATCTAACAGGCAGCGTGAGTAGCTGTTAAGTAAGTGGACAACAGTTAAACTTAAAATGAATCTATGCCCCTAATTAGGCCGTGGGACATAGCTGTGATTGTTGTGCagaatgtttaatattttcacGATTCATGACACCCATGCAGCACAAATATTCTCGAGTACCAGTTTTAGCGACTTGCTTGATTGGCGTGAAAGTATGTCTCAGACTTTACTGGTCAGCTAGCtgcaataataaacacagtagaGTAGTCGTGCTGGATACTGATAGGTTAAGTGTTCCAAGATTGTACTTAGTGATGTAactacacagagtttccagagaaacaggactttTCGGacagtccttcatcagctgtgcaagcaaactgCTTCTGCATTTGTAGAAGGCGGTATTAGTTTATATTATAGCAATTCTTGTGCAATCGgaaacataaattaaatgacCAGTTTACCTAATTGTGCTAAGCGAGAAACTATGCTCACTATACCATTTTTAATGCTTATTGTTTGACGCTCTCAAACAACTTCCGGGTAAGGTGGTTGTTTtcgtcaaaataaaagttttccTGGCGAGACGGAATTAGCCCTTAACTGATTTTGTGCTTGTCTTTTGAATCTATAGATAAATGCGTAAATTCAGTGTGTCTGGAGAATGTcgttataattataataattatttaaattacattctgGATTAATATAACATacaaaaaatgtacatatattttacgAAACTAAAGTGAAAATACGCAGCGTCTATTCAAAGGCCGGTTTGTTAAGGacttttattataattatccACCGGAAAGTCGATTTGCGTTGTCCACTCTACTCTTCTTCGCCTCTTCAACAAACTGTGGCTACAGAAACGTCAAGGTATTGTCTTTAAATTCTCGTTAAAGGTAATTTTAGTTCGTTTGGTGTTTTTAACGAATTAATGTGTTACCAcactttttgcattttgtccgctatatttacaaatgtttggcaATTACATGAGAAACTGGATCAAGCAAACAAGGCGGGATGCCAATGGATGTAACATTAACTAATGTCGGACGAGGAGGAAcgatggctagctagctgttagAGAAAATATAAGCGAATAGGTTCAGAGCAgagctagctaactaattatTTCATGTACCGCGGTCAGAAGACTATCTAATTTACTATATGATGTATATCGTTGATGTCGATGCTTTACGTTGACGCAAATGGTATGTGAGTTTCAGATGGTTAGCCACCAAGATACAGGGTAGGTAACCCAGGATACAGTGCCTAGTTAACCAGCTAGCTAATTTAATCTCACCGTTCGTTAGCTATATGACTACCTATTCAGCCGGCTAACCTGGCTGATTTAGATGTCATtcacgttttttgtttttgcacgaTTTTGTTGTCTCCCCCCGCCCCGCAATCATCGGCGTAGTTGAATGTAAAACTATACTCTTGCTGTTTATTAGagtagttggctagctagctgcctTTCCATTTTCATATAGCCTGCCAGAATGGGAATTGCATACgtgagatttttattttttagggaAAGCCATGGCTCGCGGGCAGCAGAAGATTCAGTCCCAGCAGAAGAACGCCAAAAAGGCAGCAGAGAAGAAAAAGTCCCAGGGAGCAGATCAAAAGACTGCCGCCAAAGCCGCACTGGTCCACACATGTCCTGTCTGCAGGGTAGGTCCATAATATTGAGTTTTATCATGTAAATGTGTACTAATATTTGTTCTTTATAGTCTGGAACATTTCAAAAATCCTTGTATAAATGCCTGTGACTTTTTTTGGCATCATATTTAGACACAGATGCCAGACCCCAAGACTTTCAAACAGCATTTTGAGAGCAAACATCCCAAATCTCCTTTGCCACCTGAGCTTGTGGATGTTCAAGCATGAAGGACACTATGAATTAATGATGTCTGTATTTGAGGTAAGTCTGTGATGGTTTGACTTGTAATGCAGGTTTAAATGTTCAAttgtcactttaaaaaaaacaacaaccttaaATTCAATTCCTATGGTGTAATTTACAGACCCTGGGGAAACATGATATGATTCAGCTTGGCCAACTGATTCAACTCATCGTAATAGAGATTCTGGAAACATTGATAGTAGACCTAAGAATGGGCTAAAGCACACCAGCACCCctttgattttatatttttatatgtaccTAGCCTTTGTTTGGCTCACCCATCATTTTCGAGGGCTATGTGTCCCAGCAGCTCCGTTGTCATGGGTAGGCAAGCCCTGTAGTATTTACCGACTCctaattaatattttctttcagtttctaAACTACAAGTATTTTACACTGCATTTTATTCAGTAATgtccatttatttaaacatgacATATGAGCCATGAACGGAGTTGCGTCATGAATGGAGTTGTGTATGTTAACAATGGTTGTGATTGGAGTACCCCATGTCAGTTGGCCAAAAGGATCTTCAAAGCAACAAAATTCTGCTCTCTTGAAAAGTACTTCTGCTGTTGATTAGAGACCCTGGAATTGCTTTTCCaccacttttcctcttttttcatgGCTTTCAATAAATATACAAGCATAATGTAATTTTCATGGTCTGtaggggtgtttttgttttgggttctttttttcttacctTGTAAATTAATTGATTATTGCAAATAAGCATTATTTCAATTTTCTTAAATAGGTATCATGGGGGGAAGAATTTTCTTTTACCAACATTTGGGAACTCTACActtacaaatgttaaaaacaaactcttttGAAGTCCAGGTTAATTGATACAAACTGATTGAATTATTCCTTTTATACACAGGAGAAACGGCTacaaaatttttatttaaaaaaaaaagtggttgcTTTAGCAGTGCAGTGGATATGATTGGTTGTAATGTGTAGTCGAGTAACAATCATTTTTTTCAGATACTTTTAGTAAATAAGTGTTTGAGGTCTTTGCACTCAAATTAAAAGACCACGTTACTTTAGGAATGCACTGGAGTTTAGTATTTGCAGAGCATGGCTGTGTGGTAGAATAAGTGTTAATTTGAGGATTTTCTAACTTTAATAGGTGCAAAGCTTTTGGGAGATGGCCCAGTTCAGCATGATATTGCTTTTACATCTTTTATGCCCCAAtaataaagaaggaaaatgtTATACTCATGTTGTACATCTAGCAattacaatgcattattaaagtttaaaattcACCCATGTGAATTCCTGATACATAAATATATTGGGGTACAGTGTTATTACAGCAGCTTGAATCCAAACATTGCACCCTTAGACAGTGCTTTTCTGTTAATTTAATAACGGAGAGAAAATGCACTTACCTATTGTTGTCCTCCGTTTTCAGGTATGAGCGGGTTTTATGTCTAATTCTgtgggtggttttttttgttgttgttttttgattatatatatatatatatatatatatatacacacacacacacacacacacacacacacagtcaattaGAGAGCGCTAACTTAGGGCTGCCAGTAGGATGACCAGTCAGACTCTCCATTTCACTGAACAGTGATGTAGCACATCAAAATAGCAGAAGTTGTGAACGGTTGGAattgaccccccacccccacccccaatttGATTCACAATGGCCTGTGAATATTCAATCACTCATATTTCTGGTTGCAAAGgcagctttttttaaaatgtaatgattcCATGGTTCTACTGGTCATATCTTGTGCAACAATGCAGCAGCGCGTGCTGTTAGATTCAGAGAAATTCATGCATTATCATATTAGCATTTTTGCAATAGGAGCTAAAGATTTGTTTGCAATGTTAAGTTTAAGTTTCTTAAGCAGTGTGTGATCCTGTGGCCAACAGTTGAAATTTTGGGTTCTACAGATGTGGAATCCTTTGGACATTTATTAAATTTGTTGGGGATCAGACAATTTCATCACTTCGTGTTCTGGTGCTGAGCAAGCATGGATGCAGCCTTTTGGGGATTTTAATGAGAGAAACAATCCCAACTGTAACTGGGGTAATAATGGACTAATCAAAAGGAAGaaataaaaagctttttgttCTGGGGAAGAGGCAAGTTCTTATTAATGATCCCACTATGTGAAATTTGGATTATCTGGTAGGACAGTGTTTTTGTCCCCTAAAATAAGAGTGAAATATTCTGTCATGTACACTTACACATCCTGGTAATGTGAATTGACTCTTCAGTACCAGAATATGTGAAGTAAAGTTTATTATTAAGGTATACAGATAAGtacaacttttaaaaaacatacatggtcacatcatttcaaatgttttgtctttataCCTgactactgttttgttttaactgttATTGTACACAAGTATCCTTTTACCAATAAAGCCATGAATAATCTAATCGACTTGTTTGATCTTTAAAAGGTTTTGACTATCAAATGacaatacaaaaagaaaatcaatatcAAAGGGACCGGGCTGTTTCATGCACTATTAAAATGTGTagaaaatatttacagcattttatttCAACATTCCTACATTTTCCCTTGACCAGTCAGAATGGTACTAAACTTTCATCCAGGAATGCTCTTAAATTCCAAGCATACATTTATAATGGACCAATGTAACTCTGTTGCAAAAGGACATGGTgaatatatatcaatatatagcaacatttaaacaagaaaaataaacagttcaACTTTGTTCCTGCCAAAGCATGCTTTATGATGAGGAATAATGGGAAAGTGATGAAATGAGAACATTTCCATTTGCATCTCAGTTAGGCCTAGAGGATTAGATATTGGGCAAATAACTCATAATTGAGAGTTTTAATTCTTAGTTTTTTGCTTAGCATATTTATTATATCCATGCTTATTGCATACTGGAGATTATCACTGAGCTATTATTTGAATGCTTTTGTATCAAGAGGCTAGTGAATGAATGGTTTACTGTTTCATGGGCAGTACTAGTGTGAAACCTGAACCACTGTGTTAATACTGTGTTAGATTTATATTCATTAACAGTGgaattattaatgaataaattattacaAACCACAATGCCTCAGTATGATCAAATTCATAAATGGCTACCTTATTAtaaaccagaaaaaaatgtgagacaaaacatttgataaaaACCACTGGCCTTAATTTAAATATTGAGCCGATGAATAATTACTTCGTAGCTCTGCTAGCAAGGTAAACTTATTTCCTGGGTCTCTGACAATTATTGACCCATCTAAAACAATACTCTGCATACTAGAAACCAGAAAAATAGAATAGTCGTTTACTAGTTTACAGGCAACCACAGGTCTTGACCACCATGTTCCGATGTTTCTTCAGTATTACATTGTTGTTGTCATCATAGAAGAGCACAGAGATGGGGCTGAGCTTGGTGGGGGCACAGCAGGCCTTGGGTACCTCATCTGGTTTTATAAGGTGTACCTGGCCAAGAGAAAAAGATATTTTGTTATAACGTGTATTAAATACTTATCaagtaataaaacatatttcagaATGATTTAGTTTAGCATGAGAAATGGGTGGTCTGCCAGTCAAATTGTGATTTATCAAACTAAAATATTCTAATTAAAACTCTTGGATATGAAATCAGATAATCAAAGTAGATATAATAACTTGTTCAAACTACTAACCACAAGCTGAATCATGGCATGATTAGTAGCATTCATACAGGAGCCCAGAGGATAGTCGCATTCCCCATCACAGTAATATGCTGAGTATCCTGGAGGAGCCAAAACCCAATCCTGCAAACAGTAGAAACAGATCGTATTCAACTTAGATAGGTATTTCGGGATAAATGCCAAGCTCTTAAAtgatcaaaaatgtatttaaaaacaatctaTGCAGAACACGTGGCTTTGTAATGTTATTTCAGTGACATCCTTGATAAGCCATTAAAATGTGGATAAGTATATTATAGTTACACTAAACACTAGTTTAAATCAGCAAgcactcttttttctttttctctgatgCTTTAGAATCTAGTGAGGtgtaatatttatgtatgtaagtTTTTTACCTTCCAGCCCAGGTCACTGAAGCTAACATACAACTCATGCTTCTTACAGGCCTGTCGACCACTGTTCAGATGATTCTGGTCTTACATGAAAAAGGAGACACACAACAAATCATGAGTTAGAATATAACCAAACATCCTCTGATGTTTTGAGAGGTAAGGGGAGTACgaacatttatttcaataagTTAATCAGCTATTTTTACAAATGTGTCAGTTTTTTGCCTTCTCCCTCTGAAATAGTTGGTTGGGCTTACCAAATATCCCTGGTTTG
Protein-coding sequences here:
- the wdyhv1 gene encoding protein N-terminal glutamine amidohydrolase, producing the protein MYEEGVSSEYTVITPSRKECVYTSCYCEENVWKLCEYVKAQDVCAMDEVYAVFISNERKTIPIWKQKSSRENEPVIWDYHVVLLHCTRQGQSFIYDLDTVLPFPCPFGVYSKEAFQTDVHLRPEFWRKLRVIPAVTYLKQFASDRSHMKYSNGAWRMPPPAYPCVQTTESKMNLDDFISMDATVGCGEVYKLSDFVDRMHRKSC
- the si:rp71-45k5.4 gene encoding LOW QUALITY PROTEIN: proteasome_alpha_type_2 domain-containing protein (The sequence of the model RefSeq protein was modified relative to this genomic sequence to represent the inferred CDS: substituted 6 bases at 6 genomic stop codons) produces the protein MQKVCEHSFSLSTISPVGKLEQLEYAVAAGAPSVGIKVSNGVVLATEKKQKSILYDEXSVHKVEHITKHIGMVYIGMGPDYRVLVRRAXKMAQXYFLVYQELIPTGQLVQRVASVMQEYTQSGGVHPFGVSLLIAGWREDRPYLFQSDPSGAYFAWKATAMGKNYVNGITFLEKRXSXKVTKMLXLVLLFLKQSIEGQMTEDNIEVGICNEGGFHRLSPSNIKDYLAANS
- the zgc:91910 gene encoding zinc finger protein 706; this encodes MARGQQKIQSQQKNAKKAAEKKKSQGADQKTAAKAALVHTCPVCRTQMPDPKTFKQHFESKHPKSPLPPELVDVQA